A single window of Chitinivibrio alkaliphilus ACht1 DNA harbors:
- a CDS encoding C40 family peptidase, producing the protein MESTAVLPSHRPCPVPEEDTSSRRESPRYRARQQDTIDHTSHSTSPRKSSRRLERTARSYLGVPYEFGGTTRRGMDCSGFVYRVYTDLGYDVSRLNSQGWYDHGGRRVSRNSLQVGDLCFFGPSRRINHVGFYVGNDSFIHASSSRGIVITSLDDPYWSARFVGCRRITPEK; encoded by the coding sequence ATGGAGAGTACGGCGGTCCTGCCGTCCCACCGACCTTGTCCGGTTCCTGAGGAGGATACGTCTTCGAGACGTGAGAGCCCGCGTTATAGGGCGCGGCAACAGGATACGATCGATCATACTTCACACTCCACATCTCCCCGGAAAAGCTCTCGTCGCTTAGAACGGACCGCTCGATCGTATCTCGGGGTTCCGTATGAATTTGGGGGCACCACACGCCGAGGCATGGACTGTTCCGGTTTTGTCTATCGGGTATACACTGACCTTGGATATGATGTATCTCGCTTGAATTCCCAGGGGTGGTATGATCACGGTGGAAGGCGTGTATCCCGGAATAGTTTGCAAGTGGGAGATCTCTGTTTTTTTGGTCCCTCCCGCAGAATTAACCACGTTGGGTTTTATGTGGGGAATGATTCCTTTATTCATGCAAGTAGTTCCCGGGGGATTGTTATAACGTCCCTTGATGATCCATATTGGAGTGCTCGCTTTGTAGGGTGTCGTCGTATCACTCCGGAAAAATAA